The DNA region CAGACTGAGCAAGGGCAATTGATACAAAACTTGCAAATGTTAACTGAAAACGCTGCAAAGGCATCGGCAAACTTGAGATCGGCTTCAGATGCTCTCAGTAGTCCGACCAATCTGCTAGTGCTCCAGCAAACCCTGGATTCGGCCAGGGCGACGTTTCAAAATGCTCAGAAGATTACGGCAGATCTAGATGAATTAACGGGCGACCCCCAGTTCCGCAATAATCTAAAAAATTTGGTGAATGGGTTGAGTGGTTTAGTGTCCTCTACCCAACGGCTAGAACAGCAAACCCAGACGGTTCAGATTCTTGCCCCGATCGCCGCTTCTCTCAAACAGCCCAATCCTAACCAACCAGGCCCGATTCCAACCTCTCCTACCATAGGAGCCGTGGAGAATCGGGCAGCAGGGAATCGGGAGTAAAAAGTGGAGTAGAACGCAGCGCCACTCGACGATTCACATTGGCAGCGCATCTGGCCTATGACGATGGAACGCAACTAATCAAAAACCCCTGGTTTTCAGGCCAGAGGTTTTTGAAAGCTTAAATAGTTCACCGCAACGCCGTCTTACCTCAGTTTTTGACCTGGTATAAACCAGGTGGGTACCGCCTGCCGAGACTTAAAGTTTCCGGGTACATGCCCGGTCTACTGCCGTCCGATCCGTATGGTGCCCTTGTTCAAAAAGTATAGATCATAAAACAGTATTGGCAGTCACCAACGTCGTAGTAGAACCTCCCACCATTCTAGCGTGCCAGCCTGGATGTGGAGTGACTTACCTCACAATCTTTCTCCACCCATCTGCCCCGCTTTCAGGGGAGTTAGGAGAGACGTCTCGCCGCAACGTCTCTACCACGTATCCAGCCATCTATCTGGCGACTACTTCCACTCCGGATGTCTGGCTTCTTCGCACTTTCCAGCCCCCAGACAATTAATAGCGGCAATCATTTGATATAGCCGCCCCAAGTCACGTTGGTTGAAGTGTAAAAGCAGGCGAGACTTGCCGATCGCCATGTCCTGAGCTTCCTGGGGTAGGGCATGGCTTTTTTCAATCCGGCCTTTCAGCAAAATGTCACCAAAGTCCTGATTCAGTTGCTCGACGGCTTCGTCGGAGATTTCCATATTGAGACGGATGACCAGGCGATTGCCGACATAGCGAGATGAGTGGAAGACACTGTAGAATCGGGCGATTGCTTCACAGGCTTCGTCTATCTGGTCAGTGATGGTAAATAGGCTGAAATCATCAGCGCTGATTAATCCTCGTCTTAGTAGTTGCTTACGCATATACTCCATCCAATCATGCCAGTAGTGACCACCGGGATGGTCAATCAGCACCAGGGGCATCGGAGAGGATTTTCCAGTCTGACTCAGGGTAAGGCACTCAAACGCTTCATCTTGGGTGCCAAAGCCGCCAGGAAACAGCGCCAGGGCATCGCTTTCTCGCAGGAAAAATAGTTTACGAGTGAAGAAGTACTTAAAAGGGATCAGTTTGTGATCGCCCTCAATAAAGGGATTCGCTCCCTGTTCAAAGGGCAGTTGAATATTCAGGCCAAAGGATTTTTCTCGTCCGGCTCCTTCATTGCCTGCCTGCATAATACCTGGGCCAGCCCCCGTGATCACCATGAAACCCAGATCAGTGACACGCTTCGCAAACTCTATCGCCATTTGATACTCTGGCGCTCCCTGGGCAATGCGGGCAGACCCAAAAATTGCGACCTTGCGGATATGTCGATAGGGATACAATGCCTTGAAGGCCCGCTCCATATCTTGCAAAGAAGCATTCAGGATTTTCCAATCCAGGCGATCGATCTCTCCCTCAGTCATCCGCACCAGAGTTGCCAGGGCCAATTGAATCAACTCACCGTGCTTCATGTAGGGAGCACGGTCTAGCAAGCGATTTAAATCCGCTCGTAGTGATTCAGAGGCATCAAACGACGGAGATGTGGCCATGAATTCCCTCCTAACTGGCAGCATTCTATTCTATCTAAGAATTCAGCCGCATCTGTGTATTGAATCAGCGTCACTACGACAAAAGCAGGCGATAGCTTCACAATACCCAGAGGAAATTGTGGGATGAACAGAAGGAGCAAGACAGAAGGAAAAGTTTACGCTCATGATGGGGCCACATCGTGCATGGAAGACTATCCTTCCCAATCCAAAGTCTCAAATCCAAAACGGTCTTATGGCATGGAGTGGTTATCACGCTAAAAAAGACCCGTTACGGGCTGAAGTTTGGTCTGTACTGAAGCAGCAAAACGCGGCGATACGAGATCCAGTGGGCCATATTCCAGCCGCCGCGCGGATGTCGTGAATTTCAGCCTGGGAACCGTTCATGACTATTACACCTGAAAATGTTTGTATTCAAACTTTATTTATATTATTCTGTTTGCATGCAAACAATGTGAGCTGGTTTGTTTGCAATGCTCCCTTTTGTGATGGTAGCCACGTCAAACTGTAAGACAGTTCTAAGTTTTAAGTTTTGAGTTCTCAGGTAGGAATGATGCCAACTTAAAACTCAAAACTTCCCTTTCCCCTGGAGGTGCTTCATGATTACGATTCGTCGATCGCACGAACGAGGTCACGCCAATCATGGTTGGTTGGATTCCTATCACACCTTTTCTTTTGCTAATTACTACGATCCTGAACACATTCACTTCCGCAGTCTGCGGGTGATTAATGAAGACCGAATCGCTCCTAAAGGGGGCTTTCCGACTCATCCGCACCGCAATATGGAAATCATTTCCTATGTCGTGTCTGGCTCCCTGGCTCACCGGGATAGTTTGGGTAATGTGGAAACGATCGGCAGGCATGGCGTGCAACGATTTACTGCAGGGACAGGTATCACTCACAGTGAATTTAATCCCTCGGCGACAGAACCCGCTCACTTATTGCAAATCTGGATTCTGCCAGAACAGCAAGGGCTGACTCCCAGCTATGAGCAAAAAGTATTTGAGCCAGCCGATCGTCCGGGAGAGTGGGTAAAAGTTGCTAGCCGCGATGCCTCTGATGGCTCTGTGCTGATCCATCAAGATGCAGAACTGTACACGACCATACTGGCTCCCGGTGAACAACGCACCTATCCGTTGAGGCCCGATCGCCATGCGTGGGTGCAAGTGGTGAAAGGGGAAATCTCTCTGAACGGTCACAGGCTTGATGCTGGGGATGCAGCGGCTGTCAGCCAGGAAGAAAAGCTGTTGCTGGATACTGAACCGGGAGCAGAAGTCTTATTGTTTGACCTGGCTTAAATTGAAAACTATCTTCTCCTTTAGGAGTCTATCCAAAGAGCCTAAAGGAGTTTTTCTTGTCCGAAACCTTCTATAGTAATCCCAAATCAGATGTGAGAATCTAGAGACGACTGCAATATGGTTGGAAATGGTTCTATGCTAGAAGACCTGAATGACTTCATCAAGTCTAATCCAGATGCGCGTGAACTCAAACGAGCAGTAGCGGTCCAAATGTTTCTCAAAGGATATAAGCATCGAGAGATTGGGGAGAGTATCGGTGTGAGTTCAGGTTTCATTAGCAAATGGAGTAGGATCTACGAACAGTTGGGGGTTTCTGGGTTGAAACTGGGGTATTGCGGTTCAGTCGGCTATCTAGAACCAGAGCAACGGCAGGCGGTGATTAGCTGGTTAAAGCACAAGAATTACTGGAATCTGGCTGAGTTGCAAGCGCATATTGAACAGGAGTATGGAGTAGTCTTTGACTCCAAGCAAAGTTACTACACCCTGTTTGAGCAAGCTGGGATTAGCTGGAAGAAAACGCAAAAGCGCAATCCGAAGGCAGACCCAGCGTTAGTAGAGAAAAAAACAGGAGATTACGGCTTGGTTGGAGGCGCATCGGCAGGAGATCATCTGAGTGCATCCCAGTTTTGTAAGACTCATTTTGAGAATTGCCCATTAAGGTAAGCACAGCGTTGCTTCAGCACCTGTGGTACGTTACCCTTTTCCCACTGCGCCCCCGATATCTTGACGCGCCGCCCGACTTGTTTGACCGTTGATTCAATTGCACCAGAACCAATGGAAATGCCTTCGGCTTGATAATAGCCATAGTTGACAATCCGCTGTCGATGCTTGTTGAGATAGGCAATGAAAGTCGCAACCCGCTCGTGTTGCCAATCCTCAAACTGGATGATCGCTCCCTCGACATCGCCCTGCCACAAGCAGGCTTCCACCACCGCTAAACGTTGCTGGGAACCACCCACCTTGCCCAAATTCTCGATGAGGTGATACCAATCCAAAATCTCCCGTCTTTGGGTCGTGGTGCCGATCTGGGCATAAATATTCCAGATCCCATCGTGCCCATCTCCTAAGCAAGTGAGCGGGTCAGACAAGGGTTGAGGGTTGACCCAGTTAACCAATTGCTCGTTATCCTGGAAAAAAGCAGCCACACAGCACTCGTGCAGATTCACCCCCTTGTAATCTCGCCATTCACTCGGTTGTCCTTGAGGGGTTCGCAATCGTACTTTGCCGCCGTCTACACTCATCTCCTCAACCACTCCTGCCACTTGCGGTAACTCGAAGGTTTGACGATGGACTAATCGTTGTTGAGTGCTGTGAGTAACCTTCACCCCAGTCAACACTTCGATGTCTTCTGCCGCTCGCTCATACGACTCGTTGGCACTGAGCAACAAACAACACTGCTCCAGGTAAGGACTCCAGCGTGTGTAGGCTTTCACCTCCAGAATTTGTGCCTGTTTCTCGCTCAAGTGCAGTCGTCCGACGATACTGTCGAGGCTGCGCTTTCGTCCACTTGTGGTGCCGCTGCTTGTTGCAATAAAAAATCCCCGAGTTCTGGACCGACGTGTTCCAGCAGATGCCCTCTTACTGCTACCTCAATCCCTGCTAATGTTTTTACTTGCTCCGGGTCGGTTTCCTCGTACAGCAGAGCGGCAAGGGCACGAGCATGGGCTTGAATTTGGGCTTTTTTCTCAGCGTCCATTGGAGTTATCGGCTAAAGGTGGAATGCTCAAAGTTTAGCGTTGTCTCCCAAACATAGCCCTAAGCACTTATACTCATCGCAAATGTGGGATGCACTCGATCATCTCGGGCGAGTTGGTGGTCTTCTTTGAGGATGAATGCCATCTGTTGTGGGGGGACTTATGTGGGTATGTGTGGGGCAAAACAAACGAACGCATCGAGGTTCCCATCACCAATGAACGCAGCAGGCAGACTTACTATGGAGCCGTGAATATCTACACACAGCAGTGCCTGATTCAAGCATCTGAAACTGGCAATAGCGATGGCACGATTGCTTTTCTTCAATATCTGCTGAGCCAATGTCCGAACAGTCGGATTGCGTTGATTTGGGATGGAGCCAGCTATCATCGCTCCCAAGAGGTAAAACAGTATCTTGAATCGGTCAATCAAGGACTCGATGAGTCCAACTGGAAAATCACTTGCATTCGCTTTGCGCCCAATGATCCCAAGCAAAACCCAATTGACTGAAGTTTAGACTAACGGCAGGGGAAATAGCCCAACCCCCTGCCGAGACTGAGTGTGGCAGAAAAAATTAAGCAAGCAAGAGATTAAGCGGACTGTTTGGCAGTCTTTTTGGGTTTGGTAAAGCGTTTTTTAACGGTTGGATAGCGCAGGCGACGCGAACGGGGTCGCCCTGGAGTCCAACCAGGAGACTTTCCGCGTGGTTTGGGATTGGGAGCGGGTGAGCCAATCACGACTAAAACTTGTGCAAAGGCGTTGGCAACCCGACCGGGTGAGAGGTCAGTCTGTGATTTCTGCCAGGGCAAAGGAGCGTCTTGAATCTCGGGTCGGGCCAGCCAAAGTTGCCAGGTAAGCAACGGCATCAAGTCACTCCAACGCTCCGATTGTTCAGGCGTTGAGAGTTGAGGCAAGGTCCAGTGCAAGCGTTGTTTGGCGAAGCGGTACCAGTGGTCAATCGCAAAGCGCCGCAAATAGTCCTGCCACAGAGTGTTTAATGACGGCGATTCGAGTCCAATCCAAATCAGCCATAAAGGTTTGGCAGGGGTCGGGGAGGTCGAATCGAGGCGTTCGACTTGAATTAATGACACCGGGTGCGTCGCTGCCTGCTTGAGATGTAAGGTGTGCCACATTCGTAACCGCAGTCGTCCTAACCTGGCATCTTCGACCTCGATTTCCTCATCCGTTTGCCAGTAGGTACTCACATCGTTGAGTTTAAACTTATCACCATGCACGCGAGGTCGTCCAGTGCCAGAGTAGGCAGGCGGGGAACCATATAACACGCGATTCGAGCGCAAGCGAATCAGTTTGTCGCAAGCAATGTCGGCAGTTTGCTTGAGGAACGGGGCACAGCCATACTCGGCATCCCA from Leptodesmis sichuanensis A121 includes:
- a CDS encoding NF041680 family putative transposase; amino-acid sequence: MSNFDKLREFRHKAYSLMGNGRDALFDLMDAVLVSRSLSSFAELSLSPVFRRRWSSLYEAVQDSQPPRAKLMGIYVEQMPQAGRVVLAGDHTAWSRLQAHTLRERTFEHQAAPISGAKPVTLGQGYSTLAWIPEPQGSWALPLLHERISSAESPIEKAVKQLRQVCQKLSSRPLALWDAEYGCAPFLKQTADIACDKLIRLRSNRVLYGSPPAYSGTGRPRVHGDKFKLNDVSTYWQTDEEIEVEDARLGRLRLRMWHTLHLKQAATHPVSLIQVERLDSTSPTPAKPLWLIWIGLESPSLNTLWQDYLRRFAIDHWYRFAKQRLHWTLPQLSTPEQSERWSDLMPLLTWQLWLARPEIQDAPLPWQKSQTDLSPGRVANAFAQVLVVIGSPAPNPKPRGKSPGWTPGRPRSRRLRYPTVKKRFTKPKKTAKQSA
- a CDS encoding ISKra4 family transposase (programmed frameshift), encoding MDAEKKAQIQAHARALAALLYEETDPEQVKTLAGIEVAVRGHLLEHVGPELGGFFIATSSGTTSGRKRSLDSIVGRLHLSEKQAQILEVKAYTRWSPYLEQCCLLLSANESYERAAEDIEVLTGVKVTHSTQQRLVHRQTFELPQVAGVVEEMSVDGGKVRLRTPQGQPSEWRDYKGVNLHECCVAAFFQDNEQLVNWVNPQPLSDPLTCLGDGHDGIWNIYAQIGTTTQRREILDWYHLIENLGKVGGSQQRLAVVEACLWQGDVEGAIIQFEDWQHERVATFIAYLNKHRQRIVNYGYYQAEGISIGSGAIESTVKQVGRRVKISGAQWEKGNVPQVLKQRCAYLNGQFSK
- a CDS encoding pirin family protein, whose protein sequence is MITIRRSHERGHANHGWLDSYHTFSFANYYDPEHIHFRSLRVINEDRIAPKGGFPTHPHRNMEIISYVVSGSLAHRDSLGNVETIGRHGVQRFTAGTGITHSEFNPSATEPAHLLQIWILPEQQGLTPSYEQKVFEPADRPGEWVKVASRDASDGSVLIHQDAELYTTILAPGEQRTYPLRPDRHAWVQVVKGEISLNGHRLDAGDAAAVSQEEKLLLDTEPGAEVLLFDLA
- a CDS encoding helix-turn-helix domain-containing protein, whose protein sequence is MVGNGSMLEDLNDFIKSNPDARELKRAVAVQMFLKGYKHREIGESIGVSSGFISKWSRIYEQLGVSGLKLGYCGSVGYLEPEQRQAVISWLKHKNYWNLAELQAHIEQEYGVVFDSKQSYYTLFEQAGISWKKTQKRNPKADPALVEKKTGDYGLVGGASAGDHLSASQFCKTHFENCPLR
- a CDS encoding LOG family protein; amino-acid sequence: MATSPSFDASESLRADLNRLLDRAPYMKHGELIQLALATLVRMTEGEIDRLDWKILNASLQDMERAFKALYPYRHIRKVAIFGSARIAQGAPEYQMAIEFAKRVTDLGFMVITGAGPGIMQAGNEGAGREKSFGLNIQLPFEQGANPFIEGDHKLIPFKYFFTRKLFFLRESDALALFPGGFGTQDEAFECLTLSQTGKSSPMPLVLIDHPGGHYWHDWMEYMRKQLLRRGLISADDFSLFTITDQIDEACEAIARFYSVFHSSRYVGNRLVIRLNMEISDEAVEQLNQDFGDILLKGRIEKSHALPQEAQDMAIGKSRLLLHFNQRDLGRLYQMIAAINCLGAGKCEEARHPEWK
- a CDS encoding transposase; this encodes MHSIISGELVVFFEDECHLLWGDLCGYVWGKTNERIEVPITNERSRQTYYGAVNIYTQQCLIQASETGNSDGTIAFLQYLLSQCPNSRIALIWDGASYHRSQEVKQYLESVNQGLDESNWKITCIRFAPNDPKQNPID